The Bacteroides fragilis NCTC 9343 genome includes the window CGGCGGGCGATGGTATCCACATTGAAAGTATTTACAGAATTATACGTTCCGTAAAGTGACAGCGAAAGTCCGTCAAGAAACAGATCGTCTTTCTTATAACGAATAGAAGGGATCACAGATTCACTCTTCATTTTTACGCCACCGTAAACGGCATCCATCGTAGCACCAGTCTGTACATCTTTATCATTCTTCGAAAGAATAATGCCTGCAAGCAGATAGTCGGCATAAGGCTTATTGGTTATTCCCGTCTCCAGGCGGATACCTCCTGACCGGTAGGCATCATTAAAGCGCCTTACCCACCGCTCGTTTATCTTCTTATTGGTAGCCAGATCGATGATGGGCACAAACACTTTATAATCATTGTCGGAATAGTTATAGAAAGCATTGGCACGCACCGTGAAACCTGTTTTCAGATGGGTATAGGCTCCATTCACCGAGACTTTATGAGTATTGAAAGAGCCAAAAGAATAGGTCGCATCCAGATAATTGGCATCTCTACGGCTGACGATATTCACCGCTCCTCCCAAGGCATCGGCACCCAGATTTACAGGTAATACCCCTTTATATACCTCTACACGCTCAGCCATGTTAGCCGAGATATTAGCGAGGTTAAAAGACGATCCGAAATTATCCATCGGTATTCCGTCCAAAAAGAATTTCACCTGATTGCCCGAAAATCCGTTCAGGCTGAAATTATAGTTAGACCCCATACCACCTTCCTCACGGATACGGACACTCGACACATTGTTCAATAATTTGTTGAGAGGTGCAGCGCTATTATACGCTTTCTTGATGTCGAGTACCGATATGGCATACGCCTGCTCCTGCTGCCGGCGAGCTTCAGATTTTCCAATCACCTGTACTTCTTCCAGCTCTTCCGCCTGGGTATCGATCTCTATGTCCGGAATCCGGTTCACTTTTCCGGCAGTCACATGTATCGGCACCTTTTTAGTTTTCACTCCTATGCCCGATACAACTATCGTCTGACTGCCCGCCGGCACATCATTGATATGATAAACTCCATTCTCGTTGGTATATCCGCCAATATAAACACCTTCAATGGCAACTGCAACCGGATAGTAAGGTTGCTTCTGTTGGTCGACGATTCGACCTGTCACTATACCTTTACTTTGTTGTTGCTGTTCGCCGGCATGCATAAGAACGGCTGACAGCATAGAAAAAAGACAGAATAAAGCTACTCTGTACAACACTTTGTGGTTCATTAATCACTCTGTTTAATTAGTCCGCAAAGGTACGTATATCGACACCGGACGACAATCACCATATTTAGGTATTCACCGAAACTCCGATACCTAAATACAATGATAAAACAATCTCTCTTCCAGAGGCCTGTCTCATTCGGATGAACGCTTCAATCGAATGCTGCGTGGCGAGGTACCAAATGACTTTTTACAGAAGTTTGAGAAATGCGGTAAAGATTCGAACCCGAATTTATAACAGATTTCAGAGATGGTAGCCTCTGTATTCTGAAGTTCGTAAATGATCTCCTCTTTGCGGCGGCTAAGCATCCACTCATACACCGGCTCATGAAAAACATTATCGAAAATCCTCCTGAATGTAGTCTGGCTATATCCTCCAAGTTTAGCAAACTCTTCAACAGTCTTCACCTTCTTATAGTTCTGATATACAAAGCACTCAAACGAAGAAGCATATTTTGAGAGAGGATGTACCAAGGAAGCCAGGTCATAATCCGAATAAAAATAACCGAGTATGAAAGCAAGCTCTTTCCGCTTTAATGATAAGAGATCCCGACAAATCTTCTTTTCGCTCAGATAAGTACGTGCAGACTCAAGAAAATGTTGAAGTTCGGGAATAATGGGTAAGGGTGAGGGAATTAACGGAGGATCAGTCTCCTTCATGATACGATTATACCGGATATCACAAAACAATTCAGGTTGATTAAACTGATAATAGATACATTCCACATCGGTCATGGCCAGCATTTCTATTTTCGAACTGATGGGCTGAAGCATAAATTCTCCGGCTTTAAGCATTGTTCCGGCATACTCCCGACTATTCACCAGCATTTCTCCCTTGATAAGAAACAAAATGAAATTCTCCTCACATTTTTGTGCAGGATAATGGAAACCACGTCTATGGTAAACATGGAAAATGGCATTAGGAACTGACTTTTTGCAGTTCTGACACATCATGGGATCTCCACAAACGGAGCTGGGCATATATACGGGTGTGTTTGTTTGTATGTTTACGACAAATGTAAGAGAATTATTTAGAAAGACAATAAAAGAAGGAATAAAAAAATAGCCCTACTTGAGCAGGGCTATCAAATGCATCATTTATTATAATATTATGGATAGTCCCATATTTGAAAACAGGATTCAAGTTTTATACTTGAATCCTAAAGTTTTCTATTTACACAAAATGATGGACAGTATCGAATACTACTTAGGAGTCTCAGTGAAATCCCAGCTATCAGCAACTGAACCGGTAATAGACATCTTCTCAACGCCTTTTAACGTCAATACGTAAGCAACACTTTGTCCGGCAGTCCAAGTTCCATCGGTAAATGTAATTTCTTCCGGAGTAGTTGTTTTATCACACAATATCGCA containing:
- a CDS encoding helix-turn-helix domain-containing protein, which produces MPSSVCGDPMMCQNCKKSVPNAIFHVYHRRGFHYPAQKCEENFILFLIKGEMLVNSREYAGTMLKAGEFMLQPISSKIEMLAMTDVECIYYQFNQPELFCDIRYNRIMKETDPPLIPSPLPIIPELQHFLESARTYLSEKKICRDLLSLKRKELAFILGYFYSDYDLASLVHPLSKYASSFECFVYQNYKKVKTVEEFAKLGGYSQTTFRRIFDNVFHEPVYEWMLSRRKEEIIYELQNTEATISEICYKFGFESLPHFSNFCKKSFGTSPRSIRLKRSSE
- a CDS encoding TonB-dependent receptor → MNHKVLYRVALFCLFSMLSAVLMHAGEQQQQSKGIVTGRIVDQQKQPYYPVAVAIEGVYIGGYTNENGVYHINDVPAGSQTIVVSGIGVKTKKVPIHVTAGKVNRIPDIEIDTQAEELEEVQVIGKSEARRQQEQAYAISVLDIKKAYNSAAPLNKLLNNVSSVRIREEGGMGSNYNFSLNGFSGNQVKFFLDGIPMDNFGSSFNLANISANMAERVEVYKGVLPVNLGADALGGAVNIVSRRDANYLDATYSFGSFNTHKVSVNGAYTHLKTGFTVRANAFYNYSDNDYKVFVPIIDLATNKKINERWVRRFNDAYRSGGIRLETGITNKPYADYLLAGIILSKNDKDVQTGATMDAVYGGVKMKSESVIPSIRYKKDDLFLDGLSLSLYGTYNSVNTFNVDTIARRYNWLGESVPSTSAGEGYYTDSKIKNREWLGNGNISYVIDGHQSLILNHVVSAMRRTMNDKVRPDDENNNVPQQLTKNITGLGWQIRYDRWNANVFGKMYKLYSSTYKRLDEYTENARWEKVRDHKTNFGYGAAATYYILPSLQAKFSYEHAYRLPESIEMFGDGLIQQRNPDLKPESSRNLNLGLSFIQTFGAHQLSADGNFIYRYTTDFILKGVSLTSNPTTGYENLGKVLTKGVEAAVRYNYKDLFHTGAGFTYQDITDRQRYEKTKDSFVGEGITENITYKERLPNIPYLFANADAGVRFHDLIWRNSVLTFDYNLNYIHSYYLSFPGLGAKSSKKVIPEQFSHDLALGYSMDNGKYSVVVECTNLTNQKLYDNYRLQKPGRAFNVKLRYFFSK